Sequence from the Dehalococcoidia bacterium genome:
TGATTCTTCAAGCTCCGGTGCACCCCCTTTCCAATCGATATGCTTCGTGCGGATCTCCTCGATGATTGCGACTTTCTCTTCCATCGTCATTCTCCTTGCTGCTCCTCGGTCTCGATGCCGAGTTCTACCCAGCGGTCCTTGAACGTCTCAAGAGCCCCGTAGCGGTCGAGATAGCTCAACCGATGCGACAAGCGCGGGTCTCGCATCAAGTCCATGTTCATCAACCGCCAGGCTTCCGTCCGGTTCGGGCAGGTGCTATACCGATATGAGCATCCCGGCTTGTGCGGGAGAGTCTGCCCGTAAGGCGCTGACACTCCGCACTCGCTGCACGTCTGAATCGGTGGCGGCATCTGTGCGCCTTCCCCATACTCGTTGGGCGGATTCTGCATGTAGACGCCACCCAGGAAGAAGCCACAGGCCATCATCTGGGTGTTGACGTCGTCCCACCACGGGGAAGTCGTTCCCACCGATGGCCCCATCTGTATTCCCGATAGCACGGCAAACTCCCCGAGGTCTTGCCTCACCATCGGCATGCCCGCTATCCAATCGATGTAAAGCTCGGACTCGGTATTGGCATAGTCGGCCACTCTCACCTGAAAGTTCCGGTCGGTCAGATTGAGGCTGATACTCCTCATGCACATGGCCTTGTACTTACCCGACTCCACAAAGTCACTGCGCTTGATGGCCCACTCTTTGATCTTCACCATCGCCAATGGATCGCCGCGAGCCACCCACACCTGAAGCTTGCACAAGGTGTTATTGGTAGCCGCCGCGTTGCTCACCCTGGCCCTCATATCAACTTCGAAGAAAGTTCCGGGGATAACGTCACCTTCGCTAAAAAGCTGGTCACCGGAAGCGCTGAGTTTGACGGCACTCTTGTACATGGCGCTACCCTCCTCGACAAGTGCGCCTTGCCAGAGCATGTCATAGCTTTTTCTGAACCAGAACGCCTTGACTTCTTCGCCTAATTCAATCGGTACTGCCATCATTCCTCCTTAAAGGGTGGGTAGGTTAACCGCGCTGGGATAGGCGTCTCCGTATTTGTGATAGTTGTAGATGCGGAGTGCCTGGATGAAAGCGCCTGTCGCCTCCATGTTGGTGGGCAGAAACACCGGACATTCAATCGGTTGGTTGAAGGGGTCGGGTTGGATGTAGTCTTCTACATAAGGAATTCCGCCACCGCCTTTGGAAGAGGCAAGGACCACAGCGTCTCTCTGCTTGGTAGGGCCACCAAAGGCATAATCAGAGATTGACTTTGCGCAAAACACAGCGTCGAATGCCATAGACGGCAACCCGCTGCTATTCTCAATCGCCAACTTGCCCCAGAAGGCATCGGGGTGGCAAGTATGACCATTTGACACCTGCGTCCAGTTTTCGTAATCCTGAGTAATGGGCAAGTCGTGCGTTTCCAAAAGGTTGTAATTTGATCCGTAAACATAAAGCCTGAGCTTCAGTCCATCGCTATGAGTCCCTTTAACTCGTGCGCCGATTGAATATCCTTGGTTGCCATCCAGATCAAAATAATTTCTGGTCATGGCGTGAACAAGTTTATATCCAAAAGCGTACACAAAGTAGGGTAACGACGAATATCCGGAGTTGTAATCACCTCCAACTTCGCCTTTTCTCATGATCAGTCCGTTTGGCGGTGTTTGCCCCGGTACTTCCCAGACATTCCACAGTTCGCGAAAGGTTCCCGATTGCTCCCAGCATTGCATCATTCCGCCGGTATGATCGGGACGGTATCTGGTTTCCATCCCCAATCTCTGTCCGCCAAATGTGGCCCCACGATTATATCCATAGTTATCAACATTGGCATGGAGGCCGTTGGCGCAATCCGTATAAACTCCCCATTGAGCCCAGCAAAGATTGCGGATCATCAGATCGGCCCAGGGTTTGAACCGATCGTCATCAGTTGGCCCGTAGCCGAGAGTAGCGCACAGAGCAGCAAAAGCGGCCGTGCGATAACCAGACCCGGACCACGAAGCCTTATTGAACATCTTCATTGGAGTATCTTTCATGAGGTCTACATCTGGAATTATCCAAGGCATGTCGATAGTGATCTTGGCACCGAATACTCCAATGCCCAGATCAGAGATCATGCTATGGCAAATGTCTTCGGCGATTTGCCTCGGGGTTGTCTTGTCAAGTTTCAGTCTACTCAATAGCGGTATCCACCCAGGTATGAAATCATCCCAGTCAGTGCGATCATATTCGTGATCGGCATCGTATCCTTTGTTGAGTACATGGATAGCTTGAAGACAACTTATGTAGGGATCGAAGATACAATAGGCTATCCATGCAGCTTGCGATATCTCCAATCCATCCATCTCAAAGAAGTGGGTTTTGCTCTCGTAGGCATACCCGTAAGGGTAATAGTCGATGGTATGGTGTCCTGGCTCGTACCCATGCGCTTTACTGGCATCATGCCAGGAATCGCCTTCTTGAAAGAAAGTGATCGCTTCATTCAAGCTTTTATTGAAAAGAGGATCGTAGATATCCTGGGTATACCCTTCGCGGGAAATGCTATTACTAATTTTGGTGGCCTTGGTTGTTTCACCAAATGCCTCGAAAGCACTCCTTGCCATCTGACAGCCGTGGCGAATGGTGTATCGCCCAGAGCCAAGGCCTTTGGCATCTCCGCCAGCCGATGACGGGTGTACAACCCATTGAGTGTTAACGGGAGTGTTTTGGTCTATGAGCGCAGCAACACACAGGTGCCCATAGTAAAGGTTGACGCTGGCCACATCGGCGGCCGCCCTGAATGCGAGAAGTGTGATCGTTACTGTCTGAATTCCGCTCGATGAGAATTCCCTCCTGATGTGCAACGTCGGCTGTCCATAATGAGCAAAGCTCATTTTCCATTCTTTGAAGTATTCAATGCCCATTGCTTCATCCGGCGGCTGACTTGCCCGAAATGACACCGTAAACTCATCAAAGTCAATCCCAGATGATCTCTCTGAAGCGTCACATATGGCAGCAAACGCTGACCTTGGAGCGGAACCAGCTTGCCCGGTCAACCTGTTCGCATCCCAGTAATGGCCCAGAAAGCGAGGGGAGTAGGGATCGCTGCCTTGCCCTAGGTATCGGTTCACGATGATATAAAGCGGAACTGACGGGTATTCGCCAATAAAAGCGTAATCCCCGCCCTCTCGATAATTACGGTCCACATACGATTTTGCGTAATTGATCCGAGTCCTGAGTTCGGTTTGCGTTGGCGGAATAATTACAGCCGGGGTTTGCGGAAGCGGGATTGGATCACTCATTTTTTACTCTCCTTACTGCTGATTGGATTGACTTACTGTTAGATTTTTGCTAGACTGTGGCCAAATGAGCACTGAGACTTGTCCTAAAAGATTGGAATGGGGTCCTTTCGTTGCTATCGGTTCCCTGATACTCTTCGTGCTGATTGCCATCCCTGTTATGATGGGCGGCGTCAACATTGACAGCGACGCTTCGAATTTCCTGCTGTGGGGCTTGTCAAACTTCGGAATGATTCTCATTGGGGTTTCGTTTGTGCTCGCTGCCCTATTTGCAATCCCCGTGTCCCTTCTCTGCTGGCTTTGTAAGAGTGGCCGCAAGGCTTTCTTCATAGCTAGCCTCATAATCTGGGGCATCGCTTCTTTTCTGCTGTCCGGCTTCATCTTCTTAATGCTCTTGGTAGCCGCTTCCTAGCCCCTCAAGTGATCGAAGAACGTGCTCACCGTCGTATGTGCTCCCTCTACCTTTGACTTGTACATCACCAGAATGTATTGATATGGCCGGGTGAGCTTATGCGTCCCGGTGCCTCCAGGAGCCAGGTCAGCCGGTGCTTTCTCTTCCACCCAGTCTTCCGGCCGGGCGTCCCCACCGCCATTATAAGCCGCTGCCTGCAGGAGTCCACCGAGCACCTTCCACTCCATGGTGTTGGTCAGACCGGTATTCTTGACAACGATATAGGTTTCGTCCCAATCTGCCACCGGCACATACTCAAGGAACTTCCAGTCATTGGTCGTGTTGATATTCCAATCTAGTTGCCACGGAATATGCTGCTTCTGGGGTATCTCATCCAGGACACCCACCTGAGCGCGGGCAATGCCATTCCAATCAATGAAGCCGATCCGTCCGTCAATGGTCGGGAACACCATGCAGATCTCTCCAAGCCCATGAACATCAACGGTGTACACAGAAGATGCCCCGTCTGGTGTCTTGGCCGCCCGGTTCCCGATACCCCAGATCGGAGCGCCCATGAAGTGAATCGCAATAATACCGCCGCCGGACTCGCAGCCGACAACTGTTATCCAGCCGACGTTCTCGACACGCCCCATGCGGATCGCTGAGTGCGGCGAAACCAGAGAAGGGCCTTGCCGGTCTCTCGGTCTGGCCCACGTCCATCCGCCATCCGAATCTTTGATCTCCCAGACGCCACCATGAAACTCATTCGAGCAAATCAGGTAATCCCCGCCGTAATCCGGGGTATGCAGTGAGGCATGAGCGCCTTTGATAGGGCAGACCTTTGAAGCATGACCGAAGTCATCTTTGTGCCAGGCCAGCGTACCATCGGATATCTTGTACTTGGCATAGTGATAACCAGACGGCCCGTTGTAATCGGTGAGGATCAGGTGAGGCACGGGGTCAACGCTCAGACAGGCCTCGTGGAGCCAGTTCGGGTCCCACTGTCCACCAGTTGCGCTGAGGGTGATCGTCTTCTTGATAGTCCCGGTGTTCCGATCAAACACAATCACCTGCTGGTCACGGTTACAGCAATAGATGTCGCCCCTGTTGCCAAAATTAGGCACGTCCGCCATCAACATTCGGGCAGTATGGGGATTATTGATGGCGCTGCCATTGACGGCCTGCTCCCACGTTATTTTTTTACTGCCCAGATCGTAGACGAACGCTGCCTTGCGGGTGTGCGGATCGGCCATAATCAATTTTGCCCGGCCATCCAAAGGATCAATAATGTGTTCGGCATAGTGCGGGGTGTACCCTTCTCTACTGAACCATATCTCATGGCCAAAACCATAGCTGGCCACTCCATAGCCCGATGATGAACCGGATGAGCCACCACCTATGAATCCCATTTAGTAGTCCTCCTCATTATCTCGACACCTCAATTTCATTGTTATTGGTGGCATCGGTTGCCACTTTGATGAAGCGGAAGCCCCAGCCAATCGTTTTGGTAGACTCGCCACTGGCAGCAAGGACGATGGAATCAATCTGCCGATAGGTTCCGCCGTCATGCTTCCCTTGAATGTTGAAGGTGGCCGCCGCGTTGCTCTTGACCCAGATGGTCATCTGTTGGCGGAAGGTCCAGCCACCGCAATCCATCTCAACGGTCAAAGCCGCGCTGGTTGAGCTTCCCTCAGCGTGTTTCGGTTCACCAAGTTGGGACAGTTTGCTGTCCAAATCACTGAGTCTTCTCAGTATCGTCGAGCCAGTAGCATTCTGCGGGCTCGCCCCAGCATCCCCGATGCTCCTCAACGCCCCTTTGATCGTGTCGTCGATAAGGGCCTTAACCTCGGTCTCAATAATAGTGAGCTTCCCGCTCTCCGTCGCCGGATTCGTCGGAATATTGTCCGTCTTGGTCTTGATCAATGCCAGGGTGGTCTGAGTGGCAAAGTCTTTCCCTGTCAAGGTGGCCAAGTTACCGTCTTCTTGCGCCGGGTTGATCTGAGCCCCAGACACATTCTCCACCTGAACCCGAAAGAGCTTGGCGTAAACGCCTGTTGCCAGTTCCCTGAATCGAAATTTCAGTCCCCACGAAGACGAATTAGTCTCTTCTCTATCTGCCACGTTATGCCTCCACTATGCCTACGCTCTGGGCACTGGATGCAGCAATTGCATTCACTGCCCCGGTGAACAGATTCATCACGTTGATTTCATATCCGATGCCCGGGCTCAAACGAATTCCTTTGCCCACCACCGCATTGGCTCCAAACGCGAGGTAAACGGACTCTTCCCCAAGATTCATGATGCAGGCATACTTGCGGTTCACATTGGCTGCCAATACCGGAGTTGACGTAGCCTCAACGGATACCGATCCACCCCCGTTAGCAAACGACGAGAATTCATTCCGGGTTACCACCACCTCGGCATAGACGCCAGTCGCAAGTTCGATGAATTTGGCCTTGAGAGAGGCGGCATCAACCCGGGCAATTTCTTGGTTAGCCATTCTTTGGCCCCTCTTCTTCCGATGTGGTTATGGTGATCTTCTTGTTCTTCAAGACATCATTCAGTTTGAACCCACCCAGACCGGCGACGGCGGCCACGCTGAGGGTAAGCACCTTGCCATCAATCCCATTGCACATCGCGACGCATTCCATGATGACAATGGCTGCGATCGCGGTCACTGTCGGGAGCGCTGATTTCCAATTCATCAACGCATCCCCTAGCGCTTGTCATACCAGATGACCAGCAATTGCTTACCAGTAGTGTTCGTGGTGCTGAGTCGGATATTACCGTTTGATGTGATACTCGCCTCCGCCGTTCTGTCTGTGAGCATCGTGGCGGAAGTACCGTTATCCGGCTCGACCTGCAGAACGGACTTCAGCGTGTCTTCGGTAGTGATGCCACTGATAGGGATATTGGTGTTGGCAGTAGTGCCCGCAGCGACGTTGACCTTCAGTCCCTGGAGTTCGATCAGAATCGCTTTCAGATCTTTGTCTATTCTTGATCCACCCCATCCGAATTTAGCTTTGATAGTTTGCAGCATGGTTCACCTCACTTCTTCTTTGACTTGGGTTCGGACGTGTCCGGCGTGCCCTCGATTTTCTCGGCAGACTCGCCATCTGCAACCGGCGTCATCACCAGATTCTGATTCTGACTCAGTCTTTTTGCTGCGGCTGGCGCAAGACTTACCTCAACAGGTTGAGTTGTAAACTTTACGCCTATGCCTACAACGGTGTATGTGCCACCCTTTGTCTTGATACTGTATTTCACCGTGCCTCCTGTTCGAAAAAGGGCTGGCTTTCTAGGCCAGCCCTGCTTTCTGTTATTTAGTCAGTTATTTTTGTCTACGCAGGGAGCCCTACGTCTTTCGCTTGGGCAATCGCGTCGGATTCTTCCTCGTTGAAGTCCCATCTGGCGGTGATGGTGAACTCGATCTGACGCTTTCTGGGCTTGCGCTCTCTTTCGAGCGTGATGTCTCTCTTCCAGCCTTGTACCAGGTTGGCCGGGTGAACGAACATCACGTCGGAAATATTGTCCACAGTCTCACGAGTTTCCGTCTTAATCTTGGGCAGCCAGATCACTGGCACGCCCTGATAGAAGACCGGCACATCTTCGAGTAGAGCGCGATCCCCGGCAGCCGTTGCCCGGCCAGCCAGTTCATCCCGATATGCACGTTCGTACTGGAACGAACAATAGAGGCGCCACTCGTTCAGGGGCTTCGATCCGAAATGTTTGGACGGCACCGAGTTGATCAGAGCCTTGAAGACATCGGATACGGCACTGGGAGCAGCGCAGTTGTAGTCAGTGATATGCCCTGCCAGGCCAGTCAGCCAGCCAGTATGGGTAGGCACTGACAAAACCGCATCGGCCCCACTGGCCGCAGGATTGGCGTACATGCCAACCTCTTCGAAGTCTGCTGAAGCACGCCCGCCAATGAGATCCAGCAGGGTGCTTTCGAAATTCTCTTTCTCGATATTGTCTTCGAGAGTCGAGTAGAAGAGGTTTACCGCGATGATGAACTCTTTGGCCACGAGTTGCCTCTGCTCGGTCTGATAGCCAGTGGTATCTGTGTGCTCGGTTCCCTCTGCTACTGGCTTCTGCAGGACGCGGTTACCGAAGACGATCTTGTCGATATTCTTCGTGTCGCTCGTCATCTCCAGCGTTCTGACCTCTCTCATCAACTTCGAGTTGTCGATCGCTGCTCTGATAAACCGGTCTGCCTGTTGGGGCAGGAGTTTAGCACTGCCGATGCCCTCAACCCAACCCTTCATAACTTGGTCTATTCGTTCAAGCAGTTGTGCTTCAGTAAACATTTCAACACCTCCTCACTAAATACGGCAGTCGCCGCTATTTTCTCGGTCCGCCCATCGTGTTGACCCACGATGGCTTGCCGGATTCTTCATGCTTATCGGATTTCTCCGCCGACTCAACGCCGAGGGCGTTAGACGAGCGGGTCATCTTCTTCAGCGCGGCCTCCAGAGTCTCAACGCGCTTGGCCACAGCCTCGGCAGTCTCACCAGACTCTTTGACCTTCAGGGTAACCTGCTCAGCCGTTGCCACGCCCTTCAAGGACGTGACGATAGCGGTCAGAACTTCGCTCTGCGACTTGACCACAACCATCAGGTCTGCAAGTGCCTTATTCAAACCCTCGACGTCTGCCTTGGTGGCAGTCTCCACTTTGGGAGGAGTTGTCTCGCCTCCCTCTTTCTTGGCCACAGTTTTCGTATCTTCCACTGCAACACCTCCCTGTTCGTTAATAATCGGCGAGTTCTTCTTCCCGCGCTCAGCGATGAACCCGGCAAGACCATCTCGCTTGATCACATAGTATTGAGCTGCCTTGACAGCAGGCTTATCGACAAGAGCCACGGCTACTACATCCCATTCATCGCCCTTCATAAGCCGAAGGTCTTTGGCTTTAGCCACGGTATGGGACTTCGATGCCGCCTGGAGCATAGTCTTCCGGACGCCAAAGATGGAGAATCCGGTGAACTTGCCGCTCTTGACCGCCACCCAGGAATCGTCGTCATTGACCTTCACGGTGATCCACCAAGCACCGGCAGGAACTTCACCGCCATACCACTTGTACGTCTTCTGGCCGCCTTCTTCCTCGGTTGGAAAATAGACGCTCTCGACCGGGACGGCCACCCGGATGAACGTGTGCATCTCATCAATAACCTGGTAATTCTCCATGAACTTCAGGGCAACTGCTCGAATATCTTCCGGTCTCCAGAAGTCATTCTGCGAATCCACCTCACCGGCGACCAGCACCAAACCGCCTACTGTCCGCTCCTCCTCGGAACAAACCTTCAACTCCACGTCTTTGGTGAACAGAGCTTGAAACTCTGAGTCAGTGGACTTCTGGGTTTGCTGACTATCGAAGAGCCGAAGGCCGGATCTGAGCCAGGAAACGATCTTGCTCTCGTTGGCGCTGGAGGCAACAAAGGTCTCTTGGACTTTGACAGGAGCTGCAAAGGCGATTACACCGGCATCGTCCTCGACATATGCGTGCTTGTAGAGGCCTTGCCGAGTTTCGGCAATGAGGTAACCGGGGTAGATGTCTCTGATAAAGCCCTCGAATATCTCACCGTTGGGGCTCTTGCTATTGAGCATGTCATAGAACGCTTCGGAGATCCGGCGAGCCTTTTGCTGATAGCTTTCGTCTTTGACTGTCACATGATTCACGCTTGCCTCCCCGAATAACAAAAAAGGACAAGTCCAGAGCGTTTGCTCTGATTCCTTGTCCTTCCTTACTCCCTTGAGAGTCAGCTATTCAGTTTTTGGTAGCGCGGGTTGGATTCGAACCAACGACCTCCGGCTTATGAGGCCAGCGAGCGGCCACTGCTCCACCACGCACCGTTCCCCACAACGACATCCCTAATTGGCCGAATTATAACACTATAGTAGATCACTGTCAATTACTTTAGTATACATACTGGAATATGGAGGAGCCGTCGAAAAGAGTCGGTAATGTCTGAAGCTAAATCACCCAACAACCCCGAAACTGTTATAGGTTTTTTCGACAGTGTCGTTAGGCGCCCATTCGGCAATCATGGTATAGCCACATCCCGGAATATTCTTCGTCCGTCGATATCAAGACAAATCTGGTTGGCGCCTTTGTTGATGTAGTTGGTTGCGACACGCACGTCGCTTTCCCACCGGTTGCCAAGAAGGTCCTTTAGTTTTTGAATCTTCACAAGGTCGGCATTTCGTTTTCTGGTCAGATCCTGCTCCGTGGTGACGCCCCAAACCCACACTTCGACGTCTTTGTCATCCTTGAGGACGACCGATACGACGTCATATTCGTTCTCAACTGTATCGTCCTCGTTCAAGAGCTTGAGGTTTGGCAACGTGACACGGAAGGACACTTTTTGAGGTGGATGATTCAGAGCTTCTAGCAACGCATAACACTCAAGATCTTTGGCGGCGGTCGCCGCACCAGCAACAACCTGCCGAGCAAGTAGCTGCTGCACCTGAGTCGCAAGGTCGGCGATCCTCTGTGTCGGTCGCGGACCAAAGTACACCGTTTGCCAACTCAGCAATTGATCCCACAGAATCTCGGCGGCCTGTTCCTGCGTGGTCTCCAGATTCTTGCGCACGGCTTCATCGCCCATCAAGGACGCATGCATTCTGTTGATTTGAAATTCAAATGGATTATCGCGGATCGGATACTCATAGCCGCCAATCTTGAAACTGAAGTCGCCAGACACCTCGGAGTGGCCCGAGGCGCGGCTGTTTATGACATTCGCTGCCTTGCGTAGCGTCTCCAACCCAACTCCCGATTTGCTCAATCGCTCTGCTGCGGACACCAAACCATGCTGGCACTTTCGGTCTACAAGTCCTTCGATTAGGGCGTTGGTGAGCTGACTAGGGACGAGTCTGGGATATTGTTTGTTCAGAACGCTGCGGCAGAGCTTGACAAAGGCCGTCGCGCCCGGGCGGTCAGCCAAGCTTTGATGAGACATAGCAATAGCCAGCATATGATCCTGGCGTAACTTGAAGCAGGTGGCACGCGCTGAGGTATGCCTTGACAAGTGACCCTTGTCGTGACCGGTGATTTCACGTTCGAGTTCGCACGGGACCCGTTCTTTGTCGATATAGGTGCTGATCGGCCACGCACGCCATGACTTTCGCCGGTCCGACTCGAATGCCTCACGGCCCGCCGCCGTACGCTGCATAATATCAATCAGATCGGCGTCATCAAACTTCGACCCGATGCCGAAGAGTGCTTCGAGTGTAATCTTTCCCCTGATCAGAATATCTGCCAGCGCCCGCTGAAAGAGTATGGAGGCAGTTTGTGCCTCGATGCTTTCGTAAAGCGTATCCAAAAGGTGGCGGTTGAGCGAGTTCAGCAGCTTCCAATCCGGGTGGTCTTCATTTGCGGCAGAGACAAGGTTGTCAACGTCCAGTTGGATGCCCAACGTCCCGGCAAATGCTAGGTCGCGCACGATAAAGTCGAGGCGGCTGAGGTTGTAAATTGAATAATCCCACAAGCAGTCTGGCGCGACAAGGATTTTGAAGCTTTCTTCCTCGGAGAATCCAGGCGAGTTGTCCCTTTGCCCGCCGAGAATCGTCCGAAGTTTCGGCTCCTGCGCCAGCTTCAACGCCGCAATCCAAAGATGGAGCTGCTGCCAGCGGTTCTGCTGAACAAGATACTCAAACCACTCGCTCGCCTCTTGCTTGCCCTTGTCTTTCACCAGACACAGCTTTTTGGTGCAGGTTGGACACGCCACCAACTGGTCTATAACTGGATGTACAAGTGTCCGCAGTTTAGCCTTGAAATTGGCATCCAAATGGCATGCGAGTAGCACCGCCTTCTCGGCATCATAGCTCATGGCAGCGTGGCCAGTCTGTGCGAAGCACAGACGACACCAGAAAGACCACAGGAATTTCTTGGGTAGACCCTTCTCCTTAGGTTGCTGGCACAGCTTATTGAAGATGCGCATCAATCCCACGAGGTGCTGGTGACGAGTGTGCATCGCGACTTCGTTGATGTGTGCGGTTAGGCCAAGGCTCTTAATTCCTTTGAGCCGTTCAAACTGGGGTTGTGCTGCCTCATAAAGTGCCATCGCTGGCCCAGAGAGAATTACCTCACAACGGAACGCGGGATCGGTGAAGCGCAGTTCCCTGCCCATCACATTTCTCCCTTAAACGCCCGGTCAAGGATGGAGGGAAGAAGAGCATCCAGTTCAGCGGCAGTATCCCCTTGCAAGCGCCTTAGCGTGTCCACTTCAGCTTGCAGGTTGTCGAACCATACCTGCAAGCGATAATCCGGAACCGGCACAGTAATGCGAGCAAGCGCTTCCAAACCCAAGGTTCGATTGCGGCCGGCACCGCCGGGAGAGGCTTCGCCAAGGAGAGAGAGGCCCTCTTTTGTCAGAAAGAAGAAACAAAGGAAGTGACTTGTGCAAACTCCCACTTTGGGGACACACGTGATGAAGCGATGTGACCCAAATCTTCCTGCATCCTCCGCTCGCACGACTGCTACCGCACCCTCCCATGCAAAAACATTGTTGAATATCAGATCACCCGGATGGATCTGATATAGTCGTTTTGACCCAAGGGCTACACCACTGAGCGGTGGCTTGTGGAAGGTGCCTTTGCCAAATGATCGGATCCCCAGCTCCAGGTACTCGGCAAAGGCATCAACGGCAACAGATCGTCTAACTATCGGTGCCACTTCCCGGAGAGGCTGTCTCCTTACGTTCTGGATGATCGACGAGAAGACGGCCTCCATCATGCATTGCTCTTCGGTTTCAGTTTTCTTCCTTAGAGCTTTTGCCTCCTCAATTTGTGCCATCAGGTCTTCAATCCGAGCCACGATCCGCCGCTGCTCTGCCAACAACGGCAAGGGGATTTCAAGATTGAGAAAGATGCTCTCCTGCAAACGCACGCGATTTGTGGTCCCCTCACTCACCCCTTGGCACATCTCGACAAAGCCCGCCGTGCGACTCATCCATCTCATAAACGATGGCAGCAACTTGCTCTCATCAATGCTGAAGACGGGGAAATCACTAGTGACAATTGCTCCATCTAGCTCGTCTGGCACGACCCCCAGCGCACCGTTGCGCGCATCAATCCGCGATAGAATGAATTGCCCGGCATGTGCGACGAAGCGGCGCGACGACGCCACCTCCGCGCCCGTGACGATGCCGCGCAGGATAACTCCTTTGCCCCAAAGCTTGACGGTGAGTTCGCGATACTCGCCGTCAGGCTGTAACACAACGGTCTCTTCGCTGCGCCGTAGCACCTCTCCCAACCGCACGTTGGGCCACGTCGGGCTCATACGCCCTCCCTAGTCAGTAGCCCTTGAATCCGGCCTACGATCTCCGCAATCCGCCGCTCTTTCTCGAGGATGCTAGCGGCGAGTTCTTCGGGCGGGAGGTGTGTGATGGATTCATTGCCACGTGGGTTCTTGCGGTCGAGATTACACCCATTGGCGAGCAATTCAGCAGCAGGGACTTTCCATGCCCGATCGTTTTCTTCTCGTTTGCCCCACCACGTGATGCAATCGGTGAATTCCTGGAACTGAAGTGACTGTGTCTTCGTGTAGCCCTTACGACCTGGGGGCAGCGGGTGCTCGTAGTACCAGACCTCTTTCGACGAGCCGGATCGGTCGAAAAAAAGGACGTTGGTCTGGATGTCGGTGTAAGGAGAAAAGACCCCTTTGGGCAAACGGACGATGGTGTGGAGATTGAACTCTCTGAGCAATTCCTCCTTGATACGAGCGCA
This genomic interval carries:
- a CDS encoding XkdF-like putative serine protease domain-containing protein; this encodes MNHVTVKDESYQQKARRISEAFYDMLNSKSPNGEIFEGFIRDIYPGYLIAETRQGLYKHAYVEDDAGVIAFAAPVKVQETFVASSANESKIVSWLRSGLRLFDSQQTQKSTDSEFQALFTKDVELKVCSEEERTVGGLVLVAGEVDSQNDFWRPEDIRAVALKFMENYQVIDEMHTFIRVAVPVESVYFPTEEEGGQKTYKWYGGEVPAGAWWITVKVNDDDSWVAVKSGKFTGFSIFGVRKTMLQAASKSHTVAKAKDLRLMKGDEWDVVAVALVDKPAVKAAQYYVIKRDGLAGFIAERGKKNSPIINEQGGVAVEDTKTVAKKEGGETTPPKVETATKADVEGLNKALADLMVVVKSQSEVLTAIVTSLKGVATAEQVTLKVKESGETAEAVAKRVETLEAALKKMTRSSNALGVESAEKSDKHEESGKPSWVNTMGGPRK
- a CDS encoding restriction endonuclease subunit S, which translates into the protein MSPTWPNVRLGEVLRRSEETVVLQPDGEYRELTVKLWGKGVILRGIVTGAEVASSRRFVAHAGQFILSRIDARNGALGVVPDELDGAIVTSDFPVFSIDESKLLPSFMRWMSRTAGFVEMCQGVSEGTTNRVRLQESIFLNLEIPLPLLAEQRRIVARIEDLMAQIEEAKALRKKTETEEQCMMEAVFSSIIQNVRRQPLREVAPIVRRSVAVDAFAEYLELGIRSFGKGTFHKPPLSGVALGSKRLYQIHPGDLIFNNVFAWEGAVAVVRAEDAGRFGSHRFITCVPKVGVCTSHFLCFFFLTKEGLSLLGEASPGGAGRNRTLGLEALARITVPVPDYRLQVWFDNLQAEVDTLRRLQGDTAAELDALLPSILDRAFKGEM